One Thermoplasmata archaeon genomic window carries:
- a CDS encoding hydroxyacid dehydrogenase, which translates to MKILVTDPIHPDGIALLKSAGFDVDEKYDLDKDSLKEIIKNYDALIVRSKTKVTKDVIEAGQRLVAIGRAGVGLDNIDSKTAIEKNIKILNTPNVSTVSVAELVMGFMISAVRYIPQATDSLKKMEWDKEKFSGTELADKTLGIIGIGRIGSAVAKRAKSFDMKVIGFDPYVKQSKDIQIVDFDALLRSSDIISVHVPLTEETRHMISMNEVEKMKRGMIVINAARGGIIDENALKYGLENGIIKAVCLDVFESEKPFKSVLLDQYNFIGTPHIGAQTEEAQKRAGLEIARLISEYLKTVKK; encoded by the coding sequence ATGAAAATTCTGGTTACTGATCCAATCCACCCCGATGGAATTGCACTGTTAAAAAGCGCGGGATTTGATGTGGACGAAAAGTATGATCTTGACAAAGATTCTTTAAAAGAAATTATAAAAAACTATGATGCCTTGATTGTAAGAAGCAAGACGAAGGTTACCAAAGACGTCATAGAAGCAGGGCAGAGATTGGTAGCAATCGGACGTGCTGGCGTAGGCCTTGATAATATAGATTCAAAAACTGCAATCGAAAAAAACATCAAAATACTCAATACTCCAAACGTGAGCACTGTTTCAGTTGCTGAACTTGTAATGGGGTTCATGATATCGGCTGTTAGATACATTCCGCAAGCAACCGATTCCCTGAAAAAGATGGAATGGGACAAGGAAAAGTTCAGTGGCACTGAGCTTGCTGACAAGACTCTCGGAATAATCGGGATTGGTAGGATCGGCAGCGCGGTCGCCAAGCGTGCCAAAAGTTTCGATATGAAAGTCATAGGATTTGATCCTTATGTAAAGCAATCGAAAGATATCCAGATTGTGGATTTTGATGCATTATTGAGATCTTCAGATATTATTTCCGTTCATGTTCCTCTAACAGAAGAGACAAGGCACATGATCTCGATGAACGAAGTAGAAAAGATGAAGAGGGGGATGATAGTAATCAATGCTGCAAGAGGCGGGATCATTGACGAAAATGCATTAAAATACGGGCTTGAAAATGGCATAATCAAGGCCGTGTGCCTAGACGTCTTTGAGTCAGAGAAGCCATTTAAAAGCGTACTTCTGGATCAGTATAATTTTATTGGCACACCACATATCGGCGCGCAGACTGAAGAAGCACAGAAAAGAGCCGGACTTGAGATAGCAAGGCTCATAAGTGAATACTTGAAAACTGTCAAGAAGTGA